One Purpureocillium takamizusanense chromosome 1, complete sequence genomic window carries:
- a CDS encoding uncharacterized protein (EggNog:ENOG503P0HD~SECRETED:SignalP(1-20~SECRETED:cutsite=VAA-RN~SECRETED:prob=0.6726)~COG:S), whose translation MFKSAAILVALAAAAAEVAARNCRNINVPISISARNGDFDVKPPATEIEVTNVFLRLARQNFNYTKTVLKGYKTVQGDYTLATTYCEPSGGPSDSLQILTHGVGFDRSYWDFPYHNHNYSYVNKALDAKYSTLSWDRLGIGASSHGDPVNDIQIFLEVAALKALTDIVKGGKLPGVSQQHKKVVHVGHSFGSAMTFALVDRYPDITNGIVLTGFSQVPSFMGNFALGSNFAPVKENHHLKDKYAVGYVAPKSDIGVHIDFFGPDDFDPDLLCVAAQKGQPAAVGELLTVGSTGMTNKFTGSVLIITGDRDVPFCGGDCTNTKPLAAMNITEPYPNLLAMSKRSFSKAKAFNATVVPEAGHGLNLGYSSAFTYKAIHDFLKAEV comes from the exons ATGTTCAAGTCGGCGGCCATCCTCGTGGcgctggccgctgctgccgccgaagTGGCAGCCAGAAACTGCAGAAACATCAACGTGCCCATTAGCATTAGCGCCCGCAATGGCGACTTCGACGTCAAGCCGCCGGCGACCGAGATCGAGGTGACAAACGtcttcctccgcctcgccaggCAAAACTTTAACTACACAAAGACCGTTCTCAAGGGT TACAAGACGGTCCAAGGCGACTACACGCTCGCCACAACCTACTGCGAACCAAGTGGCGGACCCAGCGACAGCCTCCAGATCTTGACGCACGGCGTCGGCTTCGACCGCAGCTACTGGGACTTTCCTTACCACAACCACAACTACAGCTACGTCAACAAGGCTCTTGATGCAAAGTACTCGACCCTGTCCTGGGACCGcctgggcatcggcgcctcctcccacGGCGATCCGGTCAACGACATCCAAATCTTCCTCGAGGTTGCCGCGCTCAAGGCCCTCACGGACATTgtcaagggcggcaagctcCCCGGCGTCTCCCAGCAGCACAAGAAGGTGGTCCACGTTGGCCACTCCTTCGGCTCGGCCATGACGtttgccctcgtcgaccggTATCCCGACATCACCAACGGCATCGTCCTTACGGGCTTCAGCCAGGTCCCGAGCTTCATGGGCAATTTCGCGCTGGGGAGCAACTTTGCGCCGGTCAAGGAGAACCACCACCTCAAGGACAAGTACGCGGTCGGCTACGTCGCGCCCAAGTCTGACATTGGCGTCCACATCGACTTCTTCGGCCCCGACGACTTCGATCCCGACTTGCTGTGCGTGGCTGCTCAAAAGGGCCAGCCTGCGGCTgtgggcgagctgctcaCCGTCGGCTCGACGGGCATGACGAACAAGTTTACCGGCTCGGTCCTCATAATCACTGGAG ACCGCGACGTGCCATTCTGCGGTGGCGACTGCACCAACACCAAGCCCCTCGCGGCCATGAACATCACCGAGCCTTATCCCAACTTACTCGCCATGTCCAAGCGCAGCTtcagcaaggccaaggcgttCAACGCCACCGTTGtgcccgaggccggccatggtCTCAACCTGGGCTACAGCTCGGCATTCACGTACAAGGCCATTCACGACTTtctcaaggccgaggtgTGA
- a CDS encoding uncharacterized protein (COG:S~EggNog:ENOG503NXIR) — protein MAARSPLHPAESGGASQSKTTGSGVNQYSLRGVEEWASLLRDGPRRPLLTHINADTTWLIQLPWPAPSSPSSSSSSSSSPQPLRPPGRTHFNVLVDPWLDGPQSDVASWFSTQWHVVPSGVATIAELNLLLRHVETTTTHGAVGPGPGPGPGPGPVLSRTPAEENAVGEPCFVDAVVVSHEFTDHCHRATLQELPASTPVFATDVAADLIRSWGHFDAVVTIPALGPDVSWRRLTGVGPLPDWLAVGRVITPGNALYYHSAILVAFDLDDGGGGDGSGSGEAIVYAPHGIAAEDLAGVPASSGLRTLALLHGLHDVRIWLAKQLNLGALNGLRAVAASGARYWVATHDEVKTGGGLIAPLLRRTAYSMRDAVAHEEARMDVVPEYTFAELGSGDGLVLA, from the coding sequence atggcggcgcgctcccCTCTTCACCccgccgagtcgggcggcgcTTCCCAGTCGAAGACGACTGGTAGTGGTGTGAATCAATACTCTttgcgcggcgtcgaggagtgggcgtcgctgctgcgcgacggcccgcgacggccgctgCTCACGCACATCAACGCCGACACGACGTGGCTGATCCagctgccctggccggctccatcatcaccatcgtcgtcgtcgtcgtcgtcgtcgtcgccgcagccgttgcggccgccggggcgAACGCACTTCAACGTCCTCGTGGACCCGtggctcgacggcccgcAGAGCGACGTCGCGTCTTGGTTCAGCACGCAGTGGCACGTCGTCCCCTCGGGGGTCGCCACCATCGCGGAGCTgaacctgctgctgcgacacgtcgagacgacgacgactcacGGCGCAGTCGGTCCTGGTCCCGGTCCCGGTCCCGGTCCCGGTCCTGTCTTGTCTcgcacgccggccgaggagaatgccgtcggcgagccgtgtttcgtcgacgccgttgtCGTGTCACACGAGTTTACCGATCACTGCCACCGCGCCACGCTCCAGGAGCTGCCCGCGAGCACGCCCGTCTTCGCGAccgacgtcgcggcggaCCTCATCCGCAGCTGGGGCCActtcgacgccgtcgtcaccatcccCGCCCTCGGGCCCGACGTGTCGTGGAGGCGCCTCACGGGCGTCGGCCCCCTGCCGGACTGGCTCGCCGTCGGTCGCGTCATCACCCCTGGGAACGCGCTGTACTACCACTCGGCCATCCTGGTCGCGTTTGacctggacgacggcgggggcggtgacggcagcggcagcggcgaagCCATCGTCTACGCGCCgcacggcatcgccgccgaggacctcgccggcgtgcccGCGTCGAGCGGCCTGCGCACGCTCGCCCTGCTCCACGGCCTGCACGACGTGCGCATCTGGCTCGCCAAGCAGCTcaacctcggcgccctcaacgggctgcgcgccgtggccgcgagcggcgcgcggtACTGGGTCGCGACGCacgacgaggtcaagacgggcggcgggctcatcgcgccgctgctgcgccgcacAGCGTACTCGATGCGTGACGCCGTGGCGCACGAGGAGGCGCGGATGGATGTCGTGCCCGAGTATACATTTGCGGAGCTAGGATCCGGAGATGGGCTGGTGTTGGCGTAG